One window of the Opisthocomus hoazin isolate bOpiHoa1 chromosome 12, bOpiHoa1.hap1, whole genome shotgun sequence genome contains the following:
- the SHCBP1 gene encoding SHC SH2 domain-binding protein 1 isoform X1 gives MRMLRWMRHEWEDRLQEDDDSCSDYGSRDKPGTALARTVPDGNVLFPDIFHTDHLLFYERFKAYQDYILADCKASEVKEFTAEYLEKVLEPSGWQAVWRTNVFEVLVEVVDVEYSALKAVVRLSEPFLCESRVSTFTLECMQELLELKERQIPLQELWVVYDESGEFDQTALAVEHVRFFYQCIWRTWDEEEEDDFDYFVRCVEPRLRLHYDILEHRVPSGLVADYHNLLSQCEELYRKFLNVRNSISSSDSDSEVENVSMVEGLKLYEKIEHLKQKLKLIENPLLRYVFGYQKYSSLQAKGLRPRGTKITHVVSSTMMASLLQSLIRDKLCPESCGEELEIQFHNDPLAAVNACYEGDTVIICPGHYVVDGVFCIADSVELEGYGLPDDIVIEKRGEGDNFVDCTGANIKISSLKLVQHDAVEGILNVHHGKTTLENCVLQCETTGITVRTSAELLMKKSDLYGAKGAGVEIYPGSMCTLLDNGIHHCKEGILIKNFLDEHYDIPKITMVNNMIHNNEGYGVVLVRPTMPSDIKDASAETTKGNAQPIRSGDGTACVEGFRQEQLPECITDELELYEQAEISEQTEGNYEIANELGATSARKSQMHKKRLSELGIAEADDNLMSQEMFVSIVGNQFKWNGKGSFGTFLF, from the exons ATGCGAATGCTGAGATGGATGCGGCACGAATGGGAAG ATCGGCTCCAGGAGGATGATGATTCCTGTAGTGATTATGGCAGTCGTGACAAACCAGGGACCGCTTTAGCAAGGACTGTGCCAGATGGGAATGTACTTTTTCCTGATATTTTTCACACTGATCACCTTTTGTTTTATGAGCGATTCAAAGCTTACCAGGATTACATCTTGG CTGACTGCAAAGCTTCTGAGGTGAAAGAATTCACAGCTGAGTACCTGGAGAAGGTCCTTGAACCATCTGGATGGCAGGCAGTCTGGCGCACTAATGTGTTTGAGGTCCTTGTTGAG GTTGTTGATGTGGAGTACTCGGCTCTGAAAGCAGTTGTGCGCCTCAGTGAGCCTTTCCTGTGCGAGTCACGGGTTAGCACTTTTACCTTGGAGTGCATGCAGGAACTCCTGGAGCTGAAGGAGCGTCAGATACcactgcaggagctgtgggttGTGTATGATGAGTCGGGAGAGTTTGATCAGACAGCACTAGCTGTAGAACATGTCAG GTTCTTCTACCAGTGCATCTGGAGGACCTGGGACGAGGAAGAAGAGGATGATTTTGATTACTTTGTGCGATGCGTTGAGCCTCGACTGAGACT GCATTATGACATCCTTGAACACCGTGTGCCTTCTGGGCTTGTAGCTGATTACCACAACTTGTTGTCTCAGTGCGAAGAGCTTTACAGGAAGTTTTTAAATGTGAGGAACAGCATATCAAGCAGTGACTCGGACTCAGAAGTAGAAAACGTCTCCATGGTGGAAGGACTAAAATTGTATGAGAAAATAGAGCACTTAAAACAAAAGCTAAAACTAATTGAGAACCCTCTGCTGAG GTATGTGTTTGGTTACCAGAAATACAGCAGTCTCCAAGCTAAAGGACTGAGACCAAGGGGTACCAAGATCACTCATGTTGTATCCTCAACCATGATGGCAAGTCTGCTGCAGTCATTGATAAGGGACAAACTGTGCCCTGAATCTTGTGGTGAAGAACTAGAAATACAG TTTCACAATGATCCACTGGCAGCTGTAAATGCCTGTTATGAAGGAGACACAGTCATCATCTGTCCTGGTCATTATGTTGTAGATGGCGTGTTCTGCATTGCTGATTCAGTTGAACTAGAAG GCTATGGCCTGCCAGATGATATCGTGATAGAAAAACGGGGGGAAGGAGACAACTTTGTTGACTGTACAGGAGCCAATATAAAGATCTCCAGTTTGAAGTTAGTGCAACATGATGCTGTGGAGGGGATTTTAA ATGTCCATCATGGGAAAACCACCCTGGAGAATTGTGTGTTACAGTGCGAAACTACAGGCATAACAGTACGAACATCAGCTGAGCTGTTAATGAAAAAATCTGATCTATATGGGGCCAAG GGTGCTGGTGTGGAAATATATCCAGGTAGTATGTGCACCCTGTTAGACAACGGCATTCACCACTGCAAGGAGGGAATACTTATAAAG AACTTTTTGGATGAACATTATGACATCCCCAAGATAACCATGGTCAATAATATGATCCATAATAATGAAGGATATGGTGTGGTCCTGGTTAGACCAACAATGCCCTCTGATATAAAGGATGCTTCAGCAGAGACAACAAAAG GGAATGCACAGCCTATCCGGTCAGGTGATGGGACAGCCTGTGTAGAGGGCTTCAGGCAAGAACAACTACCTGAGTGCATAACTGATGAGTTGGAGCTTTATGAGCAAGCTGAGATTTCTGAACAAACTGAAGGCAATTATGAAATTGCAAATGAACTTGGGGCTACTTCTGCAAGGAAGAGCCAGATGCACAAGAAAAGACTGAGTGAACTGGGAATCGCGGAAGCTGATGACAACTTAATGTCACAGGAAATGTTTGTTTCTATTGTGGGCAATCAATTCAAATGGAATGGGAAAGGAAGTTTTGGTACCTTTCTTTTCTGA
- the SHCBP1 gene encoding SHC SH2 domain-binding protein 1 isoform X2, whose amino-acid sequence MRMLRWMRHEWEDRLQEDDDSCSDYGSRDKPGTALARTVPDGNVLFPDIFHTDHLLFYERFKAYQDYILADCKASEVKEFTAEYLEKVLEPSGWQAVWRTNVFEVLVEVVDVEYSALKAVVRLSEPFLCESRVSTFTLECMQELLELKERQIPLQELWVVYDESGEFDQTALAVEHVRFFYQCIWRTWDEEEEDDFDYFVRCVEPRLRLYVFGYQKYSSLQAKGLRPRGTKITHVVSSTMMASLLQSLIRDKLCPESCGEELEIQFHNDPLAAVNACYEGDTVIICPGHYVVDGVFCIADSVELEGYGLPDDIVIEKRGEGDNFVDCTGANIKISSLKLVQHDAVEGILNVHHGKTTLENCVLQCETTGITVRTSAELLMKKSDLYGAKGAGVEIYPGSMCTLLDNGIHHCKEGILIKNFLDEHYDIPKITMVNNMIHNNEGYGVVLVRPTMPSDIKDASAETTKGNAQPIRSGDGTACVEGFRQEQLPECITDELELYEQAEISEQTEGNYEIANELGATSARKSQMHKKRLSELGIAEADDNLMSQEMFVSIVGNQFKWNGKGSFGTFLF is encoded by the exons ATGCGAATGCTGAGATGGATGCGGCACGAATGGGAAG ATCGGCTCCAGGAGGATGATGATTCCTGTAGTGATTATGGCAGTCGTGACAAACCAGGGACCGCTTTAGCAAGGACTGTGCCAGATGGGAATGTACTTTTTCCTGATATTTTTCACACTGATCACCTTTTGTTTTATGAGCGATTCAAAGCTTACCAGGATTACATCTTGG CTGACTGCAAAGCTTCTGAGGTGAAAGAATTCACAGCTGAGTACCTGGAGAAGGTCCTTGAACCATCTGGATGGCAGGCAGTCTGGCGCACTAATGTGTTTGAGGTCCTTGTTGAG GTTGTTGATGTGGAGTACTCGGCTCTGAAAGCAGTTGTGCGCCTCAGTGAGCCTTTCCTGTGCGAGTCACGGGTTAGCACTTTTACCTTGGAGTGCATGCAGGAACTCCTGGAGCTGAAGGAGCGTCAGATACcactgcaggagctgtgggttGTGTATGATGAGTCGGGAGAGTTTGATCAGACAGCACTAGCTGTAGAACATGTCAG GTTCTTCTACCAGTGCATCTGGAGGACCTGGGACGAGGAAGAAGAGGATGATTTTGATTACTTTGTGCGATGCGTTGAGCCTCGACTGAGACT GTATGTGTTTGGTTACCAGAAATACAGCAGTCTCCAAGCTAAAGGACTGAGACCAAGGGGTACCAAGATCACTCATGTTGTATCCTCAACCATGATGGCAAGTCTGCTGCAGTCATTGATAAGGGACAAACTGTGCCCTGAATCTTGTGGTGAAGAACTAGAAATACAG TTTCACAATGATCCACTGGCAGCTGTAAATGCCTGTTATGAAGGAGACACAGTCATCATCTGTCCTGGTCATTATGTTGTAGATGGCGTGTTCTGCATTGCTGATTCAGTTGAACTAGAAG GCTATGGCCTGCCAGATGATATCGTGATAGAAAAACGGGGGGAAGGAGACAACTTTGTTGACTGTACAGGAGCCAATATAAAGATCTCCAGTTTGAAGTTAGTGCAACATGATGCTGTGGAGGGGATTTTAA ATGTCCATCATGGGAAAACCACCCTGGAGAATTGTGTGTTACAGTGCGAAACTACAGGCATAACAGTACGAACATCAGCTGAGCTGTTAATGAAAAAATCTGATCTATATGGGGCCAAG GGTGCTGGTGTGGAAATATATCCAGGTAGTATGTGCACCCTGTTAGACAACGGCATTCACCACTGCAAGGAGGGAATACTTATAAAG AACTTTTTGGATGAACATTATGACATCCCCAAGATAACCATGGTCAATAATATGATCCATAATAATGAAGGATATGGTGTGGTCCTGGTTAGACCAACAATGCCCTCTGATATAAAGGATGCTTCAGCAGAGACAACAAAAG GGAATGCACAGCCTATCCGGTCAGGTGATGGGACAGCCTGTGTAGAGGGCTTCAGGCAAGAACAACTACCTGAGTGCATAACTGATGAGTTGGAGCTTTATGAGCAAGCTGAGATTTCTGAACAAACTGAAGGCAATTATGAAATTGCAAATGAACTTGGGGCTACTTCTGCAAGGAAGAGCCAGATGCACAAGAAAAGACTGAGTGAACTGGGAATCGCGGAAGCTGATGACAACTTAATGTCACAGGAAATGTTTGTTTCTATTGTGGGCAATCAATTCAAATGGAATGGGAAAGGAAGTTTTGGTACCTTTCTTTTCTGA
- the SHCBP1 gene encoding SHC SH2 domain-binding protein 1 isoform X3, translated as MRMLRWMRHEWEDRLQEDDDSCSDYGSRDKPGTALARTVPDGNVLFPDIFHTDHLLFYERFKAYQDYILADCKASEVKEFTAEYLEKVLEPSGWQAVWRTNVFEVLVEVVDVEYSALKAVVRLSEPFLCESRVSTFTLECMQELLELKERQIPLQELWVVYDESGEFDQTALAVEHVRFFYQCIWRTWDEEEEDDFDYFVRCVEPRLRLHYDILEHRVPSGLVADYHNLLSQCEELYRKFLNVRNSISSSDSDSEVENVSMVEGLKLYEKIEHLKQKLKLIENPLLRYVFGYQKYSSLQAKGLRPRGTKITHVVSSTMMASLLQSLIRDKLCPESCGEELEIQFHNDPLAAVNACYEGDTVIICPGHYVVDGVFCIADSVELEGYGLPDDIVIEKRGEGDNFVDCTGANIKISSLKLVQHDAVEGILNVHHGKTTLENCVLQCETTGITVRTSAELLMKKSDLYGAKGAGVEIYPGSMCTLLDNGIHHCKEGILIKNFLDEHYDIPKITMVNNMIHNNEGYGVVLVRPTMPSDIKDASAETTKD; from the exons ATGCGAATGCTGAGATGGATGCGGCACGAATGGGAAG ATCGGCTCCAGGAGGATGATGATTCCTGTAGTGATTATGGCAGTCGTGACAAACCAGGGACCGCTTTAGCAAGGACTGTGCCAGATGGGAATGTACTTTTTCCTGATATTTTTCACACTGATCACCTTTTGTTTTATGAGCGATTCAAAGCTTACCAGGATTACATCTTGG CTGACTGCAAAGCTTCTGAGGTGAAAGAATTCACAGCTGAGTACCTGGAGAAGGTCCTTGAACCATCTGGATGGCAGGCAGTCTGGCGCACTAATGTGTTTGAGGTCCTTGTTGAG GTTGTTGATGTGGAGTACTCGGCTCTGAAAGCAGTTGTGCGCCTCAGTGAGCCTTTCCTGTGCGAGTCACGGGTTAGCACTTTTACCTTGGAGTGCATGCAGGAACTCCTGGAGCTGAAGGAGCGTCAGATACcactgcaggagctgtgggttGTGTATGATGAGTCGGGAGAGTTTGATCAGACAGCACTAGCTGTAGAACATGTCAG GTTCTTCTACCAGTGCATCTGGAGGACCTGGGACGAGGAAGAAGAGGATGATTTTGATTACTTTGTGCGATGCGTTGAGCCTCGACTGAGACT GCATTATGACATCCTTGAACACCGTGTGCCTTCTGGGCTTGTAGCTGATTACCACAACTTGTTGTCTCAGTGCGAAGAGCTTTACAGGAAGTTTTTAAATGTGAGGAACAGCATATCAAGCAGTGACTCGGACTCAGAAGTAGAAAACGTCTCCATGGTGGAAGGACTAAAATTGTATGAGAAAATAGAGCACTTAAAACAAAAGCTAAAACTAATTGAGAACCCTCTGCTGAG GTATGTGTTTGGTTACCAGAAATACAGCAGTCTCCAAGCTAAAGGACTGAGACCAAGGGGTACCAAGATCACTCATGTTGTATCCTCAACCATGATGGCAAGTCTGCTGCAGTCATTGATAAGGGACAAACTGTGCCCTGAATCTTGTGGTGAAGAACTAGAAATACAG TTTCACAATGATCCACTGGCAGCTGTAAATGCCTGTTATGAAGGAGACACAGTCATCATCTGTCCTGGTCATTATGTTGTAGATGGCGTGTTCTGCATTGCTGATTCAGTTGAACTAGAAG GCTATGGCCTGCCAGATGATATCGTGATAGAAAAACGGGGGGAAGGAGACAACTTTGTTGACTGTACAGGAGCCAATATAAAGATCTCCAGTTTGAAGTTAGTGCAACATGATGCTGTGGAGGGGATTTTAA ATGTCCATCATGGGAAAACCACCCTGGAGAATTGTGTGTTACAGTGCGAAACTACAGGCATAACAGTACGAACATCAGCTGAGCTGTTAATGAAAAAATCTGATCTATATGGGGCCAAG GGTGCTGGTGTGGAAATATATCCAGGTAGTATGTGCACCCTGTTAGACAACGGCATTCACCACTGCAAGGAGGGAATACTTATAAAG AACTTTTTGGATGAACATTATGACATCCCCAAGATAACCATGGTCAATAATATGATCCATAATAATGAAGGATATGGTGTGGTCCTGGTTAGACCAACAATGCCCTCTGATATAAAGGATGCTTCAGCAGAGACAACAAAAG ATTGA